The proteins below are encoded in one region of Paenibacillus sp. YYML68:
- a CDS encoding tripartite tricarboxylate transporter TctB family protein, with protein sequence MLADRIGGIISIMFGSVAISEAVRLYPSRMDTLVGDHVLPALVGGLLVVLGLLLAFVIKGEKFSVEFPERKSFLPMLTAFGMLFVYWVLIQVLGYVLSTLLIATGLFKVMGPFRLGKAAMFGALLTAVFYLIFIYWLAMPFPKGILQR encoded by the coding sequence ATGCTCGCGGACCGCATTGGCGGCATTATCAGCATCATGTTTGGAAGCGTTGCAATCTCGGAGGCCGTGCGACTGTACCCGAGTCGAATGGACACGTTAGTCGGTGATCATGTATTGCCCGCGCTTGTCGGGGGGCTGCTCGTTGTGCTTGGCCTGCTTCTAGCATTTGTCATCAAGGGTGAGAAATTCTCAGTCGAGTTCCCGGAACGGAAGTCGTTCCTGCCGATGCTCACCGCATTCGGGATGCTGTTCGTGTATTGGGTGTTGATTCAGGTGCTTGGATACGTGTTGAGTACATTGCTGATCGCGACAGGACTGTTCAAGGTAATGGGGCCGTTTCGCCTCGGCAAGGCTGCCATGTTCGGCGCTCTGCTGACCGCGGTCTTCTACTTGATCTTCATATATTGGCTCGCAATGCCGTTCCCCAAGGGGATATTACAACGATAA
- a CDS encoding LacI family DNA-binding transcriptional regulator, with product MKVTIKQIAELAGVSISTVSRVINNSKPVRDDVRKRVLEAMKETNYKPSMLESELFKAESSMIGVIIPEYSNTVLNDFIAGINNVTKLYGYDIMIGLTDETPASELHYLNQFCGIQPRGLIFAGSPLTDEHTAILDEYGIPCVVVGQVSGRPHIPSVHVDNITASYEAVTYLISRGHREIGMIRGIGAGAVGDDRYEGYVQALTDAGLPLREDWVVESDLSVEDGTKAMSRMAGKGPLPTAVFCATDWMAIGAMNGLIDRGLRVPEDVSVFGFDGSFISSIVRPRLSTVVYSATEIGMTATRSLVKMIKGDNAIPQHSNVNHYLAIRESTR from the coding sequence TTGAAGGTAACGATTAAACAAATCGCGGAGCTGGCCGGGGTGTCCATCTCGACCGTCTCACGTGTCATTAATAATAGCAAGCCGGTACGGGATGATGTGCGCAAGCGCGTCTTAGAGGCGATGAAGGAGACCAATTACAAGCCGAGCATGCTGGAGAGCGAGCTGTTCAAGGCGGAGTCGTCGATGATCGGCGTCATTATTCCCGAATATAGCAACACGGTGCTGAACGACTTCATCGCCGGCATTAACAACGTTACGAAGCTGTACGGCTACGATATTATGATCGGGCTGACCGATGAGACGCCAGCAAGCGAGCTGCATTACTTGAACCAGTTCTGCGGCATACAGCCGCGCGGCCTCATCTTCGCAGGCTCGCCGCTTACGGATGAGCATACAGCCATTCTCGACGAATACGGCATCCCGTGCGTCGTCGTCGGGCAAGTGTCGGGGCGGCCGCATATCCCATCGGTGCACGTCGATAATATAACGGCCTCCTACGAGGCGGTGACGTATTTAATCTCGCGCGGGCACCGGGAGATCGGCATGATCCGCGGCATTGGAGCGGGCGCTGTTGGCGACGACCGGTATGAAGGCTATGTGCAAGCGTTGACAGATGCGGGGCTGCCGCTGCGTGAGGATTGGGTTGTCGAGAGCGACCTGTCCGTGGAGGACGGGACGAAGGCGATGAGCCGCATGGCGGGCAAGGGTCCGCTGCCGACCGCCGTATTCTGCGCGACGGACTGGATGGCGATCGGGGCGATGAACGGCTTGATCGACCGTGGACTGCGGGTGCCTGAGGACGTGTCCGTCTTCGGCTTCGACGGCAGCTTCATCTCATCCATCGTCAGACCGAGACTGTCCACAGTCGTCTATTCCGCGACGGAGATCGGCATGACCGCAACCCGCAGCCTTGTGAAGATGATTAAGGGAGACAACGCGATCCCGCAGCATTCGAATGTGAATCACTATCTAGCGATTCGCGAGAGCACGAGGTGA
- a CDS encoding alpha-glucosidase, whose amino-acid sequence MKRTWWKEAVVYQVYWRSFYDTDGDGYGDIQGVIEKLDYIKGLGVDVIWLNPVYASPDRDNGYDISNYYEIMPKAGTMEAWEALLAGAHERGMKLIMDLVVNHTSDQHPWFLESRSSRTNPKRDWYIWHDAKDGKEPNNWRSYFAPSVWEWDAATEQYYYHSFAVEQPDLNWRNSDVREEVYRMMRFWLDKGIDGFRMDVINLLAKKEGFPDADNPSSIHYLGNNPGIHDYLQEMHEQVLKHYDIMTVGEIPFVTPEDGLLYVGEDRGELHTLFHFEVADDMPTWDMLRYKEIQTRWYEGLKGRGTNSQFLNNHDHTRQVTRYGNDREYRVQSAKLLATMIHTLPGIPYIYQGEEIGMTGVRFERIDDYNDIAMRNKYAELIETRDPSEVLASLQPLSRDNSRTPVQWSGEPNAGFTSGTPWIKVNPNYMDINVERDLASPDSIYRYYEQLIALRKQHPVMVYGDYRDWSEGDAHVYAYTRSLEDECWLVVLNHADEESVFTLPDELGWAGGELLLANYADLADADLVAAEAGGDSGDVNGGGSDSGSDHGDGSSNSGDNGDGISNGGDIGDGSSNGWEIALSNLVQARSIQLRPHEARIYRVLRGR is encoded by the coding sequence GTGAAGCGTACATGGTGGAAGGAAGCGGTCGTGTATCAGGTGTACTGGCGCAGCTTCTATGACACGGATGGAGACGGCTATGGGGATATTCAGGGCGTCATCGAGAAGCTCGATTATATCAAGGGACTCGGCGTTGACGTCATCTGGCTGAATCCGGTCTATGCGTCGCCTGATCGGGATAACGGCTACGACATCTCGAATTATTATGAGATTATGCCGAAGGCCGGGACGATGGAGGCGTGGGAGGCGCTGCTTGCGGGCGCACATGAGCGAGGTATGAAGCTTATTATGGACCTTGTCGTGAACCATACGTCCGATCAACACCCGTGGTTCCTCGAATCGCGCTCTTCCCGAACGAATCCGAAGCGGGACTGGTACATCTGGCACGATGCGAAGGACGGCAAGGAGCCGAACAATTGGCGGTCATACTTCGCCCCGAGTGTGTGGGAGTGGGACGCGGCTACGGAGCAGTATTACTACCATTCGTTCGCGGTGGAGCAGCCGGACTTGAACTGGCGTAACTCGGATGTACGGGAGGAAGTGTATCGGATGATGCGCTTCTGGCTGGACAAAGGGATCGACGGCTTCCGCATGGACGTCATTAACCTGCTCGCGAAGAAGGAAGGGTTCCCGGACGCGGACAATCCGAGCAGTATCCATTACCTGGGAAATAATCCGGGTATCCACGATTACTTGCAGGAGATGCACGAGCAAGTACTGAAGCATTACGACATCATGACGGTCGGTGAAATTCCGTTCGTTACGCCGGAGGACGGGCTGCTGTATGTCGGTGAGGATCGCGGCGAGCTGCATACACTGTTCCATTTCGAGGTAGCGGACGATATGCCGACCTGGGATATGCTGCGGTATAAGGAGATTCAGACGCGCTGGTATGAGGGGCTGAAGGGTAGAGGGACGAACTCCCAGTTCCTGAACAACCATGACCATACGCGTCAGGTCACTCGCTATGGCAACGACCGCGAGTACCGCGTGCAATCTGCGAAGCTCTTGGCGACGATGATTCATACGCTGCCGGGTATTCCTTACATCTACCAGGGCGAGGAGATCGGGATGACGGGCGTCCGCTTCGAGCGCATCGACGATTACAACGACATCGCGATGCGCAACAAGTATGCGGAGCTCATCGAGACGCGGGATCCCTCCGAGGTGCTGGCAAGCCTGCAGCCGTTGAGCCGGGACAACTCGCGCACGCCAGTGCAGTGGAGCGGGGAGCCGAACGCTGGCTTCACGAGTGGCACGCCGTGGATTAAGGTGAATCCGAACTATATGGACATTAACGTGGAGCGTGATCTGGCGAGTCCGGATTCGATCTACCGGTATTATGAGCAGCTAATCGCGCTGCGCAAGCAGCATCCGGTCATGGTGTACGGCGACTATCGTGATTGGTCCGAGGGCGATGCGCACGTGTATGCGTACACTCGGAGTCTGGAGGACGAGTGCTGGCTCGTGGTGCTGAATCACGCCGATGAGGAGTCGGTGTTCACGCTGCCTGATGAGCTAGGCTGGGCAGGCGGTGAGCTGCTGCTTGCGAACTATGCGGACTTGGCGGATGCGGACTTGGTAGCGGCGGAGGCTGGTGGCGATAGCGGCGATGTCAATGGCGGGGGCAGTGACAGTGGCAGTGACCATGGCGACGGCAGCAGCAATAGTGGGGACAATGGCGACGGCATCAGCAATGGTGGGGACATTGGCGACGGCAGCAGTAATGGCTGGGAGATCGCATTAAGCAATCTGGTACAGGCACGGAGTATACAGCTTCGTCCGCACGAGGCGCGAATTTATCGTGTGTTACGGGGGAGGTAA
- a CDS encoding tripartite tricarboxylate transporter substrate binding protein: MKKNVVGGLLAVVLLAGTAIGCGAKTDGGGGTASAPAKEEPKYPTKQIEVTVPFAAGGGTDLYARAMSDYLNKEWGQAVVVVNKPGAGGATGTQAVLKQGTKDGYSVAVQSVSAVSGLFAGNKNLPFTMDDYQFIARTTNDPLAYIVKADAPWKDMKEFSEWVKKNPDQLTFASNGPTAIASFGVIQWMDSIGVEYSKAKLVVTNGSGDALPKVAGGHIVLGVQGVSEAANLVKAGKLKILGVASDKRSPYFPDVPTMEEQGIKGITASFWVGVSMPAGVPDHVVKKWETTIDKMHKDPAFQEKLKSMNVQGIFQNSADYAKHVKEEVTRFSDIVNKKNLLK, encoded by the coding sequence ATGAAAAAGAACGTAGTTGGCGGATTGTTAGCGGTTGTATTGCTTGCAGGGACAGCAATTGGCTGTGGCGCGAAGACGGACGGAGGCGGCGGTACGGCATCTGCACCAGCGAAGGAAGAGCCGAAATACCCAACGAAGCAGATCGAAGTGACGGTACCGTTCGCAGCAGGCGGCGGAACTGACCTATATGCACGCGCGATGAGCGATTACTTGAATAAAGAATGGGGACAAGCGGTCGTCGTCGTGAACAAGCCGGGCGCAGGCGGTGCGACAGGCACGCAGGCGGTGCTGAAGCAAGGCACGAAGGACGGCTACTCAGTAGCGGTGCAGAGCGTCTCGGCGGTATCCGGACTGTTCGCAGGCAACAAGAACCTGCCATTCACAATGGACGATTACCAGTTCATCGCCAGAACGACGAATGACCCGCTCGCTTATATCGTGAAGGCGGATGCGCCGTGGAAGGATATGAAGGAGTTCAGCGAATGGGTGAAGAAAAATCCAGACCAGCTGACGTTCGCGAGCAACGGTCCGACAGCGATCGCTTCGTTCGGTGTTATCCAGTGGATGGACAGCATCGGTGTTGAGTACTCGAAGGCGAAGCTAGTCGTCACGAACGGCTCCGGCGACGCGCTGCCGAAGGTAGCGGGCGGACACATCGTGCTCGGCGTACAGGGCGTGAGTGAAGCGGCGAACCTCGTCAAGGCTGGCAAGCTTAAGATTCTCGGCGTAGCCTCCGACAAGAGAAGCCCGTACTTCCCGGACGTGCCGACGATGGAGGAGCAAGGCATTAAGGGCATTACCGCTTCGTTCTGGGTTGGCGTCTCGATGCCTGCTGGCGTACCGGATCATGTCGTGAAGAAGTGGGAGACGACGATCGACAAGATGCATAAGGACCCTGCGTTCCAAGAGAAGCTGAAGTCGATGAACGTTCAAGGTATTTTCCAGAACTCTGCCGATTATGCCAAGCATGTGAAGGAAGAGGTTACTCGCTTCTCGGACATCGTCAACAAGAAGAATCTGCTGAAGTAG
- a CDS encoding MFS transporter translates to MDYGTPAYWRATAALSMGSFLVFTIVYLTQPLLPIFASEFQLSEEAASLSISIVMMCISVAMLLYGPISDAYGRKPLMVLCMAGGTVSTLLTAYVSDYSLLIGLRAVQGLCLAGIPALAMAYMSEEFSAKALSVSMGINIGANTIGGMSGRILSGIIADHYGWRASFLCMGTLAIVLLALFIWLLPASRQFHPTPLRFMSAGRALLGHVRNPVLLIGMVIGGLHFFIFIGSFNYLTFLLSGEPYWLSATAIGLLFFAYLAGTLGSVLSGQVSDRWGKARCMMAGIAVFAIGLLLTLLGAVPVILLGLVLQCFGAFFAHSASASWVNARAQHAKASAASLYLFFYYIGGSLGTYYLGLFWQSDRWPGVVAGSLLVFGITFKLALRLHRMERSMRRRADG, encoded by the coding sequence ATGGATTACGGCACACCGGCTTATTGGAGGGCGACCGCTGCACTTAGCATGGGGTCGTTTCTCGTGTTTACCATTGTATACTTGACACAGCCGCTGCTGCCTATATTCGCCTCTGAGTTTCAATTAAGTGAGGAAGCGGCCAGCCTGTCGATCTCGATCGTCATGATGTGCATCAGCGTAGCGATGCTGCTCTATGGTCCGATATCGGATGCGTACGGACGGAAGCCGCTCATGGTGCTGTGCATGGCTGGAGGCACCGTCTCGACGCTGCTGACAGCCTATGTGAGCGATTACTCGCTGCTCATAGGCTTGAGAGCGGTTCAGGGGCTGTGCCTTGCCGGCATTCCTGCGCTCGCGATGGCTTATATGAGCGAGGAATTTTCCGCTAAGGCGCTTAGTGTATCGATGGGCATCAACATCGGCGCCAATACGATCGGGGGAATGAGCGGACGAATCTTGAGCGGCATCATTGCTGATCATTACGGTTGGCGCGCATCCTTCTTATGTATGGGCACGCTGGCGATCGTGCTGCTTGCGCTGTTCATTTGGCTGCTGCCTGCCTCTCGCCAGTTCCATCCGACACCGCTCCGCTTCATGTCGGCGGGACGCGCCTTGCTCGGGCATGTGCGCAATCCGGTGCTGCTGATCGGGATGGTTATCGGCGGACTGCATTTCTTCATCTTCATCGGCTCGTTCAACTACTTGACGTTCCTGCTGAGCGGGGAGCCGTACTGGCTGTCGGCTACAGCGATCGGCTTATTGTTCTTCGCTTATCTGGCCGGTACGCTCGGCTCGGTGCTCTCAGGTCAGGTGTCCGACCGCTGGGGGAAGGCACGCTGTATGATGGCAGGGATCGCCGTGTTTGCCATCGGCTTGCTTCTTACATTGCTAGGTGCGGTGCCGGTCATCTTGCTCGGTCTCGTGCTGCAATGCTTCGGGGCGTTCTTCGCTCATTCCGCCTCGGCGAGCTGGGTCAACGCCAGGGCACAGCATGCGAAGGCGAGCGCAGCAAGCTTGTACTTGTTCTTCTATTATATAGGGGGCAGCTTGGGCACCTACTACTTAGGACTGTTTTGGCAGTCGGATCGGTGGCCGGGGGTAGTGGCAGGCTCGCTGCTCGTCTTTGGAATCACATTCAAGCTCGCGCTCCGGCTGCATCGCATGGAGCGTTCCATGCGTAGACGTGCGGATGGATAG
- a CDS encoding lamin tail domain-containing protein produces MKWFRTIATTVLGAGMIVSMSAIAPQAQAASTSVMIVEVYNATANGDEWVALANVGSTEADLSGWALQDYSGSGNAQAKWYFPSGTKMPASSLLVIEKTAGNSGSAAKGVAALTGGSFNFAGSSDRIDLINASNALVDGIAWGTPNTVEGFSINSSSTSGTSFERQTATDTDAAADWLAVTSNVQAYAWSPLPGQTSNAPIVQTVSPAEGAVNVPIGSDLTVTFDKDITVGEGVLTVVNVTDSLTFATIDVEAPEVAITGSTLQVSLNDLQPGKKYEVTMPAGYVLDDATFNNGNGLKKWSFTTAPQLSASLSSVRSAAIGSIVAVRGEVTAVLGSHNAWIQDATAGIRMYQPSGIGTLTAGQEVIVTGTVKNYNNDLELELSSIEVQSSNTIPTPQPAVTAVNLVGEANEGSLVKVENVWVKADYNTGAGGVIVTDGTNDLVVYAQAGSSMKAHLQALPKSSSSKFDMVGVSSVYNSTIELLPRTNADIVAK; encoded by the coding sequence ATGAAATGGTTCCGTACGATTGCAACGACTGTATTAGGTGCAGGTATGATCGTAAGCATGTCCGCTATAGCTCCGCAAGCGCAAGCCGCATCCACGAGCGTGATGATTGTAGAAGTATATAATGCAACAGCTAACGGTGACGAGTGGGTGGCACTCGCTAACGTCGGATCGACCGAAGCGGATCTGAGCGGCTGGGCGTTACAGGATTACAGCGGTTCGGGCAACGCTCAGGCGAAGTGGTACTTCCCATCGGGAACGAAGATGCCTGCGAGCTCACTGCTCGTGATCGAGAAGACAGCGGGCAATTCCGGCTCGGCTGCGAAGGGTGTAGCGGCACTGACAGGCGGTAGCTTCAACTTCGCAGGCAGCAGCGATCGTATTGATCTGATCAACGCCTCGAACGCCTTGGTAGACGGTATCGCGTGGGGCACACCGAACACCGTAGAAGGCTTCAGCATCAACAGCTCCTCAACGAGCGGTACGTCGTTCGAGCGTCAGACAGCGACGGATACGGATGCAGCTGCAGATTGGCTGGCAGTTACTAGCAACGTACAAGCGTACGCTTGGTCCCCGTTGCCTGGACAGACGTCGAATGCGCCGATCGTACAGACGGTATCCCCGGCTGAGGGTGCGGTGAATGTGCCGATAGGCTCCGATCTGACGGTGACCTTCGACAAGGATATTACAGTCGGTGAAGGTGTTCTGACTGTAGTGAATGTGACGGATTCACTAACTTTCGCGACAATCGATGTAGAGGCCCCAGAAGTCGCTATCACAGGTTCAACGCTTCAAGTCAGCCTGAACGACCTGCAGCCAGGCAAGAAGTATGAGGTGACGATGCCTGCGGGATACGTGCTGGACGATGCAACATTCAACAATGGCAACGGCTTGAAGAAGTGGTCCTTCACGACAGCACCTCAGCTGTCCGCGAGTCTGTCGAGCGTACGCTCGGCTGCGATCGGATCGATCGTAGCTGTGCGCGGAGAGGTGACAGCTGTGCTCGGAAGCCATAACGCCTGGATTCAGGATGCCACGGCCGGTATTCGCATGTACCAGCCTAGCGGCATCGGCACGCTGACCGCTGGACAAGAGGTTATCGTGACAGGTACGGTTAAGAACTACAACAACGATCTGGAGCTCGAGCTGAGCTCGATCGAGGTGCAATCGAGCAATACGATCCCAACGCCGCAGCCGGCAGTAACAGCTGTGAATCTCGTAGGCGAAGCGAACGAAGGCAGCCTCGTGAAGGTCGAGAACGTATGGGTGAAGGCCGACTATAACACAGGAGCTGGCGGAGTGATCGTCACGGACGGCACGAATGATCTGGTCGTGTACGCACAGGCAGGCAGCAGCATGAAGGCTCATCTGCAAGCCTTGCCGAAGTCGTCCTCGAGCAAGTTCGATATGGTCGGTGTGAGCTCTGTATACAATTCGACGATTGAGCTGCTGCCACGTACGAACGCAGATATTGTAGCGAAATAA
- a CDS encoding alpha-glucosidase translates to MNNIWWKEATAYQIYPRSFMDSNGDGIGDLQGIISRLDYLQELGIDVIWICPTYKSPNDDNGYDISDYQDIMEEFGTMADFDELLAEVHKRGMKLILDLVINHTSDEHPWFMESRSSKDNPKRDYYIWADPKDGGEPNNWESIFSGSAWEWDEQTGQYYMHIFSRKQPDLNWENADVRRELYDMVNWWLDKGIDGFRVDAISHIKKLPGFPDMPNPHNLRYVPSFDGHMNREGIHAFLEELKRETFAKYDIMTVGEANGVSTKDADLWVGEENGKFNMVFQFEHMGLWGKGADGGLNLPATKRTLTRWQKGLHGVGWNALFLENHDQPRSVSTWGNDQEHWDKSAKCLATMYFLMQGTPFIYQGQEIGMTNVKFDSIDDYNDVAIRNLYKYETENGKSHDEIMQGIWRSGRDNSRTPMQWSDEEQGGFTTGTPWLKVNPNYTDINVRKAMDDPDSIYHYYKQLIQLRKKHDVIVYGDYDLIADHHPQLYAYTRTLGEETLLVICNMFGVEARFNLPRSLKKAKPELLLANYEVDAAQGIRSVKLRPYEARVYVLKA, encoded by the coding sequence ATGAACAACATATGGTGGAAGGAAGCAACCGCCTACCAAATATATCCCCGCAGCTTCATGGACAGCAACGGAGACGGGATCGGCGATCTGCAGGGCATCATCTCGCGCCTCGATTACTTGCAGGAGCTCGGCATTGACGTCATCTGGATCTGTCCGACATACAAGTCGCCTAACGACGACAACGGGTACGACATCTCAGACTATCAGGACATAATGGAGGAGTTCGGCACAATGGCCGACTTCGACGAGCTGCTTGCCGAGGTGCATAAGCGCGGTATGAAGCTTATTCTGGATCTGGTCATCAACCATACGTCCGACGAGCATCCGTGGTTCATGGAATCGCGCTCGAGCAAGGATAACCCGAAGCGGGATTATTACATCTGGGCCGATCCGAAGGATGGGGGCGAGCCGAACAACTGGGAGAGCATCTTCAGCGGCTCCGCTTGGGAATGGGATGAGCAGACGGGGCAATACTATATGCATATTTTTTCCCGGAAGCAGCCGGATCTGAATTGGGAGAACGCCGACGTTCGCCGCGAGCTGTACGATATGGTGAATTGGTGGCTGGATAAAGGGATCGATGGCTTCCGCGTTGACGCGATCTCGCATATCAAGAAGCTGCCGGGCTTCCCGGATATGCCGAATCCGCACAATCTGCGCTATGTGCCGTCGTTCGACGGTCATATGAATCGCGAAGGCATTCATGCGTTCCTCGAGGAGCTGAAGCGCGAGACGTTCGCGAAGTACGATATTATGACGGTCGGTGAGGCGAACGGCGTCAGCACGAAGGATGCAGACCTGTGGGTCGGCGAAGAGAACGGCAAGTTCAACATGGTGTTCCAGTTCGAGCATATGGGGCTGTGGGGCAAGGGTGCGGACGGCGGCCTGAATCTACCAGCGACGAAGCGGACGCTGACGCGCTGGCAGAAGGGGCTGCATGGTGTCGGCTGGAACGCGCTGTTCCTCGAGAATCACGATCAGCCGCGCTCCGTCTCGACGTGGGGGAACGATCAGGAGCATTGGGACAAGTCGGCCAAGTGTCTGGCGACGATGTACTTCCTGATGCAAGGCACGCCGTTCATCTACCAAGGTCAGGAGATCGGCATGACGAACGTGAAGTTCGATTCGATCGACGACTACAATGATGTGGCGATTCGCAACCTGTACAAGTACGAGACGGAGAATGGGAAGAGCCACGATGAGATTATGCAGGGCATATGGCGGAGCGGCCGGGACAATTCGCGGACGCCGATGCAGTGGAGCGACGAGGAGCAGGGCGGCTTCACGACGGGTACCCCTTGGCTGAAGGTGAACCCGAACTATACGGACATCAACGTGCGCAAGGCGATGGATGACCCGGATTCCATTTACCATTATTATAAGCAGCTCATTCAGCTCCGCAAAAAGCATGACGTCATCGTCTACGGCGACTACGACTTGATCGCAGATCACCACCCGCAGCTCTATGCGTATACGCGCACGCTGGGCGAGGAGACGCTGCTCGTCATCTGCAATATGTTCGGCGTCGAGGCTCGCTTCAACCTGCCGCGGTCGCTGAAGAAGGCGAAGCCGGAGCTGCTGCTCGCGAACTATGAGGTCGACGCGGCTCAAGGCATCCGCTCTGTGAAGCTGCGCCCTTATGAGGCGCGGGTGTATGTGTTGAAGGCGTAA
- a CDS encoding tripartite tricarboxylate transporter permease, translated as MEALSMLLTGFGEALTPMNIAMAVLGALVGTLVGMLPGLGPTSAIAILLPLTTVLGPIQGIIMLAGIYYGAMYGGSTTAILLNIPGEVSSVPTCLDGYPLAKKGRGGAALGIAAIASFAAGLLGVVGLVFFAPVLADQALKFGPPEYFALMVLALTVIVNLAGNSIIKGLIMGLLGYLFAMMGMGPSGGQMRFTFGSDALMAGIDMISVIIGLFAIAEVFKGMEENKGTIAIGKISNPYPNASELKQSTGAIARGGLLGFVLGLLPGCSTAVTTFLAYDLERKVSKTPERFGKGAIEGVAAPEAANNATSSSGFIPLFALGIPSSPPLAILLAGLMIYGLQPGPVLFEQNGGFVWTVIASMFIGNVMLLVLNLPLVGLWAKLTRVPYGIIAPIILILSIIGTYTLRNSLFDVLMALIFGVVGYVLNKYRWPVVPFILCFILGPMMEQSFVQTLSMSGGSFAIFATRPIALSIFALALVLLVVSIVLIRRTKKQVKAAVGEDADIAG; from the coding sequence ATGGAAGCGTTATCGATGCTATTAACAGGCTTCGGCGAAGCGCTGACGCCGATGAATATTGCGATGGCTGTGCTCGGCGCACTCGTCGGAACGCTCGTCGGCATGCTGCCCGGTCTCGGGCCGACGTCGGCGATAGCGATCCTGCTGCCGCTGACCACGGTGCTCGGACCGATCCAGGGTATTATTATGCTGGCGGGAATCTATTACGGAGCGATGTACGGAGGATCGACTACTGCGATCTTGCTCAATATACCGGGTGAGGTATCGTCGGTTCCGACGTGTCTCGATGGCTATCCGCTTGCCAAGAAAGGGAGAGGGGGAGCGGCGCTCGGTATAGCGGCTATCGCTTCATTCGCAGCCGGCTTGCTCGGTGTGGTCGGTCTTGTGTTCTTCGCTCCGGTGCTGGCCGATCAGGCGCTCAAGTTCGGGCCGCCGGAATATTTTGCACTCATGGTGCTGGCGTTGACGGTTATCGTTAATCTCGCAGGCAACTCGATTATCAAGGGCTTGATCATGGGCTTGCTCGGCTACTTGTTCGCGATGATGGGTATGGGGCCGTCCGGTGGACAGATGCGCTTCACGTTCGGCAGCGATGCGTTGATGGCCGGCATCGATATGATCAGCGTCATTATCGGCTTGTTCGCGATTGCGGAAGTGTTCAAGGGGATGGAGGAGAATAAGGGGACGATTGCGATTGGTAAAATCTCGAACCCGTACCCGAACGCCTCCGAGCTGAAGCAGAGCACCGGCGCCATCGCGCGCGGCGGTCTGCTCGGCTTCGTGCTCGGCCTACTGCCGGGCTGCTCGACAGCGGTCACGACGTTCCTCGCCTACGATCTCGAGCGCAAGGTGTCGAAGACGCCGGAGCGGTTCGGCAAAGGCGCGATCGAAGGCGTCGCTGCACCAGAAGCGGCGAACAATGCGACAAGCTCCTCAGGCTTCATCCCGCTGTTCGCGCTAGGCATTCCAAGCTCGCCTCCGCTCGCAATCTTGCTCGCGGGACTAATGATCTACGGCCTGCAGCCGGGTCCTGTCTTGTTCGAGCAGAACGGCGGCTTCGTCTGGACCGTTATTGCGAGTATGTTCATCGGCAACGTCATGCTGCTCGTGCTGAATTTGCCGCTCGTCGGCCTATGGGCGAAGCTGACTCGTGTGCCGTACGGCATCATCGCGCCGATCATTCTGATCTTGAGCATTATCGGTACGTACACGCTCCGTAACAGCTTGTTCGACGTCTTGATGGCGTTGATCTTCGGTGTCGTTGGATACGTGCTGAATAAGTACCGCTGGCCCGTCGTTCCGTTCATTCTATGCTTCATTCTCGGACCGATGATGGAGCAGTCGTTCGTGCAGACGCTGTCCATGTCGGGAGGTAGCTTCGCGATCTTCGCGACCCGTCCGATCGCGCTGTCGATCTTCGCGCTCGCGCTCGTGCTGCTCGTCGTCTCGATCGTGCTCATTCGTCGTACGAAGAAGCAAGTGAAGGCAGCTGTTGGCGAGGATGCGGACATTGCGGGATAG